The following are encoded in a window of Nitrospirota bacterium genomic DNA:
- a CDS encoding cold-shock protein: protein MANGVVKWFNNSKGFGFITQENGEDVFVHFSAISGDGFKSLNEGDKVTFEVVKGPKGLQAANVAKA from the coding sequence ATGGCAAACGGTGTAGTGAAGTGGTTCAACAACAGCAAGGGGTTTGGATTCATCACGCAGGAGAACGGTGAAGATGTATTTGTGCACTTTTCGGCGATTTCGGGCGACGGTTTCAAGTCCCTGAACGAGGGTGACAAGGTGACCTTCGAAGTCGTGAAGGGCCCCAAGGGTCTTCAGGCGGCGAATGTAGCCAAGGCCTAA